In the genome of Bacteroides mediterraneensis, the window AAACCGGCGTGCCTGCGGACTTTTCTCGATGGCCGACACGCGCCATCCTTTTTCCTGCATGAAATGAGGGAAATATCCCGTCCCGGTACCGATGTCCAGCAACATTCCTCTGCTGAGGCCTGAATTGTGCTTGATCAGGCGGGCTTTACGTGCAAGCATGAAACGGCGCACCCAATGATAGACACGGTTCATCAGTCCTTTGTGTGTATCACTGTGTGAAATATAGTCCGGGCTTTCATAATAACGTCCTATTTCCGCTTCTACGGGAGCGGACTGTGTGAACTGAAAGCCGCAGTGAGTGCAACGACAGATGGCAAAAGACTCACCGGAAGCATAGTGGTCCGTACATGTCATTACTTCTTCAAAATGGCTTTCTCCACAGAGTGGACATTTATCTATTTTTAGTGTATTCACTTCATTCCCTAATTTGCTGCAAAATAACAAATAAAAAGCCTATAGAACGACTTTCTTTAAAAGTTTTTAAGAGTATTAGACTGCTTTATGTTTGTTTTTTGTATCTTAGCCGCCATTAATAGACACTTTGCAAAATAAATATGAACAAGAAACGATTGACACGGTCGAATAACCGCATGATAGGAGGGGTTTGTGCCGGTATAGCAGACTATTTTAACTGGGATATTACGCTGGTGCGGATTGTGTACGTATTGGCTACTTTCTTTACCGCTTTTTCGGGGGGAATTGTCTATCTGATTTTGTGGCTGATTATGCCGGAAGCCGGAAGGGATACCGACTGAAACTGGAAAACGCACTTATATAAAGAGAAAAACGCGCTCGTATGTTGGATGTTTCCCAGTGCGGAAACGTACGTTTCCCGGACGGAAAACATACGTTTCTGCAGCGAGAAACATACGTTTTCCTTGAGGGAAACGTAAAAGATGTCGGGAAATTCTCACTTTATCTTTTGGTGAGTTCCCGGAATATTATTCTGTCACTTCTATTCCTTTGAGGGTAGCCGAACTGGATTCCGTAATCTTGACTTTTACAAAATCGCCGATTCGGTGGTTGCCACGGTCGAATACTACCACTTTATTTTGTTCCGTACGTCCAAACAGCTGTTCTTTGGAGCGTTTTGACACGCCTTCCACCAGCACTTCGAAGGTCTTTCCCACATCCTTGGCATTGCTTTCGGCCGAAAGCTGGTTCTGCAGTTCGATGAGTTCGTTCAGGCGGCGGATTTTGATTTCTTCCGGCACGTCGTCGGGAAGATGCTTGGATGCGTAGGTGCCCGGACGTTCGGAATACTTGAACATGAAGGCCGAATCGTAGGCACATTCCCGCATCAGCGAGAGGGACATTTGATGGTCTTCCTCCGTTTCGGAATGGAAGCCGGAGAAAATGTCGGTGCTGAGTCCACAGTCGGGGATGATGCGACGGATGGCAGCCACTCTTTCCAGGTACCATTCACGGGTATATTTGCGGTTCATCAGTTTCAGGATGCGTGAACTTCCGCTCTGTACGGGCAGGTGGATGTGCTTGCACACGTTAGGCACTTCCGCGATGACATGGAGGGTCTCATCGCTCATGTCTTTCGGATGGGAAGTGGTGAAGCGTACGCGCATGTCGGGCACGGCCTCAGCCACGGTACGGAGCAGCATGGGGAAAGTCACCGTTTCTCCGTCTTTCTCAAAACGGTAGGAGTTGACGTTCTGTCCCAGAAGGGTGACTTCTTTGTAGCCTTTCCGCTGCAGGTCGCGCACTTCGTTCAGGATGCTTTTCACGTCGCGGCTGCGTTCACGTCCGCGGGTGTAAGGCACGATGCAGTAGTGGCAGAAGTTGTTGCATCCGCGCATGATGGACACAAAGCCTGAGATATGGTTGCCGCAGATACGTGAAGGAATGACGTCGCGGTAGGTCTCGGTGGTGGAGAGTTCCACGTTGATGGCCTTTTCTCCAGCTTCCACGGCTCCGATGAGGTCGGGCAGTGTCAGGTAGGCATCGGGTCCGGCCACCAGGTCGACATGGTGCTTTTCAATCAGGTCGTTTTTTACTCGTTCGGCCATGCATCCCAATACGCCCACGATGAGGTGCTTGCGCTTTTTGCGCAAGGAATGGAAGAATTCCAGTCGGTTCAGGATTTTCTGTTCTGCATTGTCGCGGATGGAGCAGGTGTTCATAAACACGGCATCCGCCTCTTCCAGGTTGTCGCACGGGGTGTAGCCGGCCATTTGCATGATAGAGGCAATCACCTCACTGTCTGCCACATTCATCTGGCATCCATACGTTTCGATAAACAGTTTCTTGCTTTCGTTTTCAGTTGCAGATTTAAAGTCTGCTCCTGTAATTTCTTTTGTCATAAGGTTTTTGGAATTAAAATTTTGCCTGCAAAGATATCTGTTTCTTGGTTAACTTCCATGAAAAGGGTAGGATATATAGATTTTATTCGTATCTTTGAAGAAAACCTTAACACTTGTATTTATGGACGTTTTTCAAATTCTTATCTTTCTGGGAATAATCTGTCTGGGGCTTTATCAGACGAGAAAACAGACACAGAAAAAGACCGCTCAGAAAAAAGTGGTGAGAAAAACGGTTCTTGCAGATGCTTCCCCGAAGGCAGAGGAAGCGGTGGAAGAAGTGCGGATGACTCCGCCGCCAACAAGACGGAAAAAGCGGGCGGAACATTTCGCGAAGCAGGTAAAACAGCCTCCAAAAGAAGGAAAACAGGCCTCCATACAGATGGAGAAGCCGGAAGAAGACCGTTCGGAATATGCTTTCCGCACGCCGTCGGACGCGCGTCGGGCTTTTATCTATTCTGAAATCTTCCGCCGGAAATACGACTGAGAGACAAACTTTTATACTTAAATACTATAACATAAAAAACACTTGATACTATGAGCTTTAACTTTATTACGGCAGCCGAGGCTGCCAGCTACATCAAGGATGGGGATATCGTCGGATTGAGCGGCTTTACCCCTGCAGGAAGTCCGAAAGCGGTGACCGCAGAGTTGGCAAAAATAGCAGAGGAAAAACATGCGAGGGGTGAAGCCTTTCAAATAGGTGTGATTACGGGAGCGTCTACAGGAGACTCTTGCGACGGGGCACTGACCCGGGCACACGCCATCAAGTTCCGTGCTCCTTATACCACAAACACAGATTTCCGCAAGGCGGTGAACAACGGTGAAATCAATTATACGGATATCCATCTGTCGCAGGTGGCACAGCGCCTGCGCTCCGGTTTCTTGGGGCATGTCAATGTGGCTATTCTTGAGGCTTGCGAGATTACGGAAGACGGGCGTATCTACCTGACAGCCGGTGTGGGTATTTCACCGACTATTGCCCGGCTGGCCGACAAGGTGATTGTGGAACTGAATGCAGCTCATAGCAAGCGTTTGATTGGTATGCACGATTTGTATGAGATGGAACGTCCGCCTTACCGCCGGCCGATTCCGATTGTGCGTCCGAGCGACCGTATCGGTCTTCCTTACATTCAGGTGGACCCTTCCAAAATAGTAGGTATTGTGGAGACAAATATTCCGGATGAGGCCCGTGGCTTCCATGCTTCCGATCCGGTAACGGATAAAATCGGACAGAATGTGGCGGAGTTTCTGGCAGCCGACATGCGCAAGGGAATCATTCCTTCCACCTTCCTTCCGTTGCAGTCGGGGGTAGGGAATATCGCCAATGCAGTGTTGAGTGCGTTGGGAAAAGATTCCAGCATTCCTCCGTTTGAGATGTACACGGAAGTGATACAGAATGCGGTCATCACCCTGATTAAGGAAGGACGCATCAAGTTTGGCAGTACCTGTTCGCTGAGCGTGACCAACGACTGTCTGCAGGACATTTACGACAACATGGACTTTTTCCGCCACAAGCTGGTGTTGCGTCCTTCGGAAATCTCCAACTGTCCGGAGGTTATCCGTCGTATCGGTGTCATTTCCATGAATACGGCCATTGAAGCGGATATTTATGGCAATGTGAACTCTACCCATATTTGCGGTACCAAGATGATGAACGGCATCGGTGGTTCCGGCGACTTCACCCGCAGTGCCTATATCTCTATCTTCTCTTGTCCGTCGACGGCCAAAGGCGGATGCATCAGTTCCATCGTACCGATGGTATCGCATCTGGACCACAGCGAACATTCCGTGAACGTGATTATTACCGAGCAGGGAATTGCCGACTTGCGTGGAAAGAGCCCGATGGAGCGTGCGGAGGCAGTGATTGAAAACTGTGCACATCCGGACTACAAGCAGCTGCTTTGGGATTATCTGAAAATCTCCACGAAAGGGCAGACTTGCCACAGTCTTTCGGCTGCATTGGGCATGCATCAGGTATTTCTTGACAAGGGTGACATGCGCTTGACCAACTGGGCCGATTTCCAGAAATAAAAAGGATGGCGTTAATATATAAAATGCCCCGTATCAGCCGACTGGTACGGGGCATTGTTATGGTATAAGGAGGGTTTTATTCTACGTTGATTTGAAGTTTCCCGGTTTTTATGCCTTGTGCGCTGACCTGCAGTTCGAGTATTCCCTTTTCCTCTCCTGCCTGTACAATAGCAGTCAGCATCCCATTGAAGGCATGCATTTGAGGCAGGTGGAACAAGTCCAGACAGGTCGGGTCGCCATTGGCAGAGGCCTTGTAGCTTCCGGCACCTTTTACTTTGAATTTCACCAGGCGCATGTCGGTGGGGCAGAGGTTCCCGTCTTTGTCTACAATGCGTACGGTTACGTAGGCCAGATCTTTTCCGTCGGCTTTCAGCGATTTCTGTGCAGGAATCAGTTCAATGTGATGCGGCTTTCCTGCTGTACGGATTGTTTTTTCCGCTTTGGCGGTACCAGCTTCATCGTATGCCACAACTTTCACTTCTCCTGGTTCGTAAATGGCATGCGGCCACATCAGGCGGTAGCGGTTTTCCACCGTTTGGCGGTTCTTGGTCTGCTTTCCGTAGCTTTTCCCGTTGATGAAAAGTTCGGCTGTCGGATAGTTGGTATAGACGAATACGGGCACCTCCTTGCCTTCCCGTCCTTTCCAGTTCCAGTGCGGGAGAATGTGCAGGGTTTCTGCCTGCTTGTTCCATACACTGCGGTACAGGTAATAACGGTCTTTCGGAATAGAAGCCAGGTCGATGATACCGAACATGGAACTGTGGTTGGGCCATGCGTTTGTGTCGTACGGACTGGGTTCACCCAGGTAGTCGAAACCGGTCCATACAAACTGTCCCAAGGTCCATTCATGGTCGTCTGCCAGGGCGAAGTCGATGTCGGGAATGTTGGACCACGAGCAGTATTCCAAGTCGTAGGAAGACGACTGATGGTCTTCATATTTGGCGTCTGCTTTCCGTTCGGCAGGGAATTTATACACGCCGCGGGAGCTGACGGTCGAAGAAGTCTCTGAGCCTAACACCAAGTTTTGTGGCAGCCGCTGATAGGCTTCCTCGTAGCGGTGTGCCCGGTAATTGAATCCCGGAATGTCGAGCATGGCAGCAAATCCGTTGTCCAATACACAATCTACCTGGTCCATACCGCAGGTAACCGGACGGGTGGGGTCTTCGCGGTGACAGATGTCTTGCAGGAATTTGGCCACCTTATAGCCTTCGGCACTGCACTGGGTGGGCACCTCATTTCCGATACTCCACATCACCACACAAGGGTGGTTACGATACTGTTGCAGCATGTTCACCATGTCTTTTTCCGCCCATTCGTTGAAGTAGCGGTGGTATCCGTTGTCGCATTTGGCGATGTCCCATTCATCGAAGGGCTCAATCATCATCATGAAACCCATTTCGTCGCAGAGACTGACCAGTTCGGGAGCCGGCATGTTGTGGGCCGTACGGATGGCGTCGCATCCCATGTCTTTCAACAGGGTAAGTTGGTGGCGTAAGGCCGAAACATTGATGGCTGCTCCCAGCGGGCCTAAATCGTGGTGATTGCATACGCCTTGGAATTTACGGTGTTTTCCGTTCAGGAAAAAGCCCTTGTCGGCCACGAACTCGATGGAGCGGATGCCGAAGCGGGTGGTATAGGTATCAGTGAGTTTCCCGTCAACATAGATTTTGGAGACAGCCTGATAGAGTACGGGCGTTTCCGGTGACCATAATTGTGGCTTTTCCACGATAAAGTTCTGTGTGAAAGGTTGTCCATGGTTGATGCGTCCTTCGTTCTTTTTGCTGGCCACTTTCTGTCCGTCGGGAGAAAGAATATCCGTTTCTACGGTAATTTTTTCTTTTCCCACGTTGTTTAGTGTGGTGCGGAGGCAGACGGATGCATAGTCGGTAGCCACGTGAGGAGTGGTGATTTGAGTACCCCACACAGGCACGTGTACCTTCTCCGTGGTAACCAAGTGGACGTTCCGGTAGAGTCCGGCTCCAGGATACCAGCGGGAAGACTGGGGACGGTTTTCCAGACGTACCGCCAATACGTTGTCTTTCCCGTCTTTATGCAGGAATTCAGTTACATCGCAGTGGAAAGAATTGTAACCGAACGGCCAAAAGCATGCTTCTTGTCCGTTGACATATACATGGGCCTCGCTCATGGCACCGTCGAAAATCAGTGTGGTCTTTTTGTCGGGGTCTGCATCAAATCGCGTGCGGTACCAGCCCACTCCCACGTAGGGAAGTCCGCCGGTACGTCCGGTTTTTACCGAAGCCTGTTTCTCGAAGTTTTGGGTAATGGCTATGTTCTGCAGGTCGTTGCTGCGGTCGAACGGTCCGTAGATAGCCCAGTCGTGAGGAACACGGACCGATTCCCATTGCGCGTCATTGAAGGTGGGGGAGGCGGCTCCGGAAGCTTCTCCTTTATGGAATTTCCAGCCGGTTTCCAGAAGTTGTTCGTGGCGTTGTGCGCTGAGGCTGCATACGCTGCAGAGCAAGACAGCGAGCAGGAAGAGATTACGGATGTGCATAGATTTTTAAGATTAGGTTTTCATTTATCAGGCAAAGATAAACTTTTCGGTCGAAACTATCCTTATTTATTGCTGAACTCTTACTATATTTGCGGAGAATTTGGAGAAATACGTAAAAATCAATCATATAATATTTCGATATGGAATATAATTTCAGAGAAATTGAAAAAAAATGGCAGCAAAGATGGGTGGACCGAAAGACCTATAAGGTTGTCGAGGATGAATCCAAAAAGAAGTTCTATGTGTTGAACATGTTCCCTTATCCTTCGGGAGCCGGCCTTCACGTAGGTCATCCGCTGGGATACATTGCCAGCGACATTTATGCTCGCTATAAGCGTTTGCAGGGATTCAATGTGTTGAATCCGATGGGATACGATGCATACGGTCTGCCTGCCGAACAATATGCTATTCAGACGGGACAGCATCCGGCAGTCACAACTGCGGTCAATATCGCCCGTTATCGGGAGCAGCTGGACAAGATTGGTTTCTCGTTCGACTGGGACCGTGAAGTGCGTACCTGCGAGCCGGGATATTACCACTGGACGCAGTGGGCTTTCCAGAAGATGTTCAACAGCTTCTATTGCAATTCTTGTCACAAGGCTCAGCCTATCAGCAAGCTGGTGGCACATTTTGAAAAGGACGGTACGGACGGCCTGGATGTAGCTTGCAGTGAGGAACTGCATTTCACTGCCGAAGAGTGGAAGGCTAAGACGGAAAAGGAACAGCAGGAAATCCTGATGAACTACCGTATTGCTTACTTGGGTGAGACCATGGTAAACTGGTGTCCGGCGTTGGGTACCGTACTGGCCAACGATGAGGTGGTCGACGGGGTGTCTGAACGTGGAGGCCACCCGGTGGTACAGAAGAAGATGCGTCAGTGGTGTCTGCGTGTGTCTGCTTATGCACAGCGTCTGCTCGACGGACTGGAAACGGTGGATTGGACCGATTCTCTGAAAGAAACGCAGCGGAACTGGATTGGCCGTTCAGAAGGAACGGAAGTCCGTTTCAAGGTGAAAGACAGTGATTTGGAATTTACCATCTTTACGACCCGTGCCGATACCATGTTTGGGGTGACTTTCATGGTACTTGCACCTGAAAGTGAACTGGTTCCGCAGTTGACTACCGAAGCACAGCGTGCGGAAGTGGAAGCTTATCTGGAACGCACAAAGAAACGTACCGAGCGTGAACGTATTTCCGACCGTCGGGTAACCGGTGTGTTCAGTGGCTCGTATGCCGTGAATCCGTTTACGGGTGAGTCCGTTCCGGTATGGATCAGTGATTATGTATTGGCCGGATACGGTACAGGTGCCATCATGGCCGTACCTGCACACGACAGCCGTGACTATGCGTTTGCCAAGCATTTCAATCTGCCGATTGTCCCGTTGGTAGAAGGTTGCGATGTCAGTGAAGAAAGTTTTGATGCCAAGGAAGGTATTGTCTGCAACTCTCCGAAAGCCGGTGTGACTCCTTATTGCGACTTGACCTTGAACGGTTTGACCATCAAGGAAGCCATTGCCGCTACCAAGAAATATGTAAAAGAACATAACCTGGGACGTGTGAAAGTGAATTTCCGCTTGCGCGACGCCATCTTCTCTCGTCAGCGTTACTGGGGTGAACCGTTCCCGGTTTACTATAAGGACGGTATGCCGTACATGATTGACGAGAACAAACTTCCATTGGAATTGCCGGAAGTTGCCAAATTCTTGCCGACCGAAAGCGGGGAACCTCCATTGGGACATGCTACCCGTTGGGCTTGGGATGTGGAAAAAGGTGAAGTGGTGGAAAACTCCAAGATTGACAATGTCACGGTATTTCCGCTCGAACTGAATACCATGCCGGGATTTGCCGGTTCAAGTGCTTATTATCTGCGCTACATGGATCCGCACAACGACAAGGAACTGGTTTCTGAAAAAGCTGACCGCTACTGGCAGAATGTTGACCTCTATGTGGGAGGTACGGAACATGCGACCGGTCACTTGATTTATTCTCGTTTCTGGAACAAGTTCTTGTTCGACCTGGGTGTCAGCATCAAGGAAGAACCGTTCCAGAAGCTAGTGAACCAAGGAATGATTCAGGGTCGAAGCAATTTTGTATATCGTATCAAGGATACCAATACGTTTGTGTCACTGGGCTTGAAAGACCAGTATGACGTGACTCCGCTGCACGTGGATGTGAATATCGTATCCAATGACGTGCTGGATGTGGAAGCCTTCAAGAACTGGCGTCCGGAATACCACAATGCAGAATTCATCCTCGAAGACGGCAAGTACATCTGCGGCTGGGCAGTGGAAAAGATGAGTAAGTCTATGTACAACGTGGTCAATCCGGATATGATTGTAGAACGTTATGGAGCCGATACCTTGCGTATGTACGAAATGTTCCTCGGTCCGGTGGAACAGTCCAAACCGTGGGATACCAATGGTATCGACGGAGTACACCGTTTCCTGAAGAAACTCTGGAACTTGTTCTATGACCGTCAGGGCACTTTCTTGCCTGCCGAAGGAGAGGCGACCAAGGAAGAACTGAAATCCATTCATAAGCTGATTAAGAAGGTGACAGGCGATATTGAAACCTTCTCTTACAATACGTCCATCAGTGCGTTCATGATTTGTGTGAATGAGCTGACGGCCTTGAAGTGTTGCAACAAGGAAGTGATGAGCGACCTTGTGGTGCTGCTGGCTCCGTTTGCTCCTCACTTGGCAGAAGAATTGTGGGAAGCACTGGGGCACACCACTTCTGTATGTGATGCGCACTGGCCTGCATTCAACGAAGAATACCTGAAGGAAGACAGCGTGAAATACACCATTTCGTTCAACGGAAAGGCGCGTTTCACTATGGAATTCCCTGCCGATGCAGACAATGAAACCATCCAGGCTGCGGTAATGGCTGAAGAACAGTCGCAGAAGTGGATTGACGGCAAGACACCGAAGAAGGTGATTATCGTGCCGAAGAAGATTGTGAACATTGTACTTTAATTTTTTATTTTTCATCCGGAACAAGAAGGGAAAGGCTTCCCCTTCTTGTTCCGGATGATTTTTTGTTTGTCTATGGAAACATTATTGAAGAAGAAATTAGGAAGAGAGTCAAGGGACTATCTGGCCATTACTTTTGGCCTGATTTGTTATTCCATTGGCTGGGCGGCCTTCATGCTTCCGTATCAGATTACGACGGGAGGTGTGACGGGTATTGCGGCCATTATTTATTATGCGACGGGCATTGAAATCCAGGTTTCTTATTTTGTCATCAACGCGGTTTTCTTGGGATTTGCCTTGAAGATTTTGGGTCCGAAGTTCAGTATCAAGACTATTTTTGCCATTTTCATGCTGACTTTCCTGCTCTGGTTTTTCCAGATGATTCTGAAGGATGAAAACGGGAACCTGCCGCAGTTGTTGGGACCTGGACAGGACTTCATGGCTTGTGTGATAGGAGCTGGGTTGTTGGGCTTCGGTATCGGTATTGTCTTCTGTAACAACGGAAGTACGGGAGGTACGGATATTATTGCATGGATTATCAACAAGTATAAGGACGTTACTTTGGGGCGGATGATGATGTATTGTGATATTGTCATCATTTCTTCGTGCTACTTTATCTTTCACGACTGGCGCAGGGTTTTGTTCGGCTTCTGTGTACTGTTTATCATGAGCATTGTGATTGATTATGTCATCAACAGCACACGCCAGTCTGTACAGTTCCTGATATTTTCCCGCAAGTATGAAGAGATAGCCGAGGGAATAGCTACCCAAGTGGACCGTGGGGTAACATTGCTCGATGGAAAAGGCTGGTACAGCAAGCAGGATATTAAGGTTGTGGTGGTATTGGCTAAAAAGAGAGAGTCACTCGACATCTTCCGTCTGGTAAAAGACATTGATCCCAATGCGTTTATTTCGCAAAGTAATGTGGTCGGAGTATACGGGGAAGGCTTTGATAAACTTAAAGTAAAATAAACATTTCCCTAAGATAATTAAAATAAAAGTGGGTTTTCCCGTTTAATTTGTTTTATCGGGAAAACTTACTTTATTTTGTAGATTAATAATGATACTTAAATCTATAGCGTGAAAAAAATATCCAAGTTTATTCTGATGGCAATATTATGTTTGGCCAATGCCTTCGGAAATTATGTGTGGGGAAAAGACTTACCTCAAGTCCGTCCGTTGCATACGGGCTGGGAATTTTCAATGTACGGCAGTAACGAATGGTTGACGGCTGAAGTTCCGGGTACGGTTCATCAGGATTTGTTGGCTCATGACAAACTGCCTGATCCGTTTTATGGCATGAATGAGGAGAAAATACAGTGGGTCGAAAAAGAAGACTGGCTGTATCGGACGTCGTTTGTGTTAAGCGAGGAAGAGATGGGTGCAGAAGGTACGTTTCTGGTATTTGAGGGATTGGATACTTATGCAGATGTCTTTTTAAACGGTGCCTTGTTGTTACAAGCAGACAATATGTTTGTCGGTTATCGGGTACCTGTCAAATCCGTACTGAAAAAGGGTGAAAACAAACTGGTGATACGTTTCCGTTCACCCATTCGGGAGGCGATGCCCCAATGGGAAAGTAACGGATTCGATTATCCGGCAGACAACGACCATTTCCCACAGAAATTAAGTGTGTTTACCCGTAAAGCTCCCTATTCTTATGGCTGGGATTGGGGAATCCGTATGGTGACCTGCGGAATCTGGCGTCCTGTGTATCTGGAGTTTGTCAGTAAGGCGGTGGTAGAGGATTATTTTGTGCTTCAGACCTCGGTCAGTGCAGCCCGTGCAGAGGTAGACAATCAGATAGAGATAAATAATATAGGCGATGATAAGCAGCAGGCTCTGGTCCGTGTCACCTATCGTTATCCGCACGAAGCAGATAAGAGTATAGAGAAAAAGGTGGAGTTACAGCCGGGACGGAATACCGTATCGCTCCCTTTGTCGGTGGAGTCGCCGCATTTGTGGATGCCCAACGGCTGGGGAGAGCCTGCGTTGTATGAGTTTGAAGCGTCGGTGTGGGTCGACGGACAGCTGGTTTCGCAGAAAAGTCATCAGATAGGGCTCCGGCAGGTACGTGTGGTACAAGAGAAAGACAAAGAGGGAATGAGTTTCTATTTTGAGGTAAACGGCGTTCCGATGTTTGCCAAAGGTACCAACTTGATTCCTTCCGATGCCTTACTTCCGCGGGTGACTCGTGCTCGTTATGCTCGTTTGCTGGAAGATGCACAAACCTCTCACATGAATATGATACGTGTATGGGGAGGAGGCATTTATGAAGATGACGCCTTCTTTGAAGAGGCCGACAAGCGGGGAATCCTCATCTGGCAGGATTTTATGTTTGCTTGTACCACGTATCCGCACGACCCGGCTTTCCTGCATAGGGTGTCGGAAGAAGCCGAATACAATATCAAACGATTGCGGAATCATGCCTCATTGGCTATGTGGTGTGGCAACAATGAGATTTATGAAGGCCTGCGTTATTGGGGCTGGAAAGAAAAATATACACCGGAAGTCTATCAGCAGATGCTGAAGGGATACGATGTGCTTTTCCGCCATCTTCTGCCGGAAAAGGTGAAAGAGCTGGATCCGGGACGATTCTATCTGGAGGGGTCTCCCTATGAGGCCAACTGGGGAAGACCGGAAAGTTGGAAGATAGCCGACAGCCACAACTGGGGTACCTGGTATGGCCAGAAGCCTTTCGAGAGTCTGGATACGGAAATTCCCCGGTTTATGAGCGAATATGGGTTTCAGGCCTTCCCGGAAATGAAAACCATCCGTACGTTTGCTTCTCCGGAAGACTATGAGCTGGAATCTCCGGTGATGAACGCACATCAGAAGAGTACCATCGGGAATGCCTTGATAAAAAAG includes:
- a CDS encoding glycoside hydrolase family 2 protein, which encodes MKKISKFILMAILCLANAFGNYVWGKDLPQVRPLHTGWEFSMYGSNEWLTAEVPGTVHQDLLAHDKLPDPFYGMNEEKIQWVEKEDWLYRTSFVLSEEEMGAEGTFLVFEGLDTYADVFLNGALLLQADNMFVGYRVPVKSVLKKGENKLVIRFRSPIREAMPQWESNGFDYPADNDHFPQKLSVFTRKAPYSYGWDWGIRMVTCGIWRPVYLEFVSKAVVEDYFVLQTSVSAARAEVDNQIEINNIGDDKQQALVRVTYRYPHEADKSIEKKVELQPGRNTVSLPLSVESPHLWMPNGWGEPALYEFEASVWVDGQLVSQKSHQIGLRQVRVVQEKDKEGMSFYFEVNGVPMFAKGTNLIPSDALLPRVTRARYARLLEDAQTSHMNMIRVWGGGIYEDDAFFEEADKRGILIWQDFMFACTTYPHDPAFLHRVSEEAEYNIKRLRNHASLAMWCGNNEIYEGLRYWGWKEKYTPEVYQQMLKGYDVLFRHLLPEKVKELDPGRFYLEGSPYEANWGRPESWKIADSHNWGTWYGQKPFESLDTEIPRFMSEYGFQAFPEMKTIRTFASPEDYELESPVMNAHQKSTIGNALIKKTMALYYPVPEKFEDLVYMGLVLQGQGMRHGMEAHRRNRPYCMGSLPWQLNDSWPVVSWSAIDYYGNWKAMQYQTRRAFAPVLVNAIREGEKLRVYVLSDCLKAEKVTLQLEWTDFQGKVHRRQQVEGTLPVNASEVFYEEDWQKAFAACDTTASYLRMTLKGKQSRKVLSDEVYYPVYPKYQRLPKAKISCKKVLKDGTCELTLKSSQLARDVFIEIPVQGVRFSDNFFDLLPGVTKKVTVTSADGSPLEDFTMEIHQLSDIANSNY
- a CDS encoding YitT family protein; the encoded protein is METLLKKKLGRESRDYLAITFGLICYSIGWAAFMLPYQITTGGVTGIAAIIYYATGIEIQVSYFVINAVFLGFALKILGPKFSIKTIFAIFMLTFLLWFFQMILKDENGNLPQLLGPGQDFMACVIGAGLLGFGIGIVFCNNGSTGGTDIIAWIINKYKDVTLGRMMMYCDIVIISSCYFIFHDWRRVLFGFCVLFIMSIVIDYVINSTRQSVQFLIFSRKYEEIAEGIATQVDRGVTLLDGKGWYSKQDIKVVVVLAKKRESLDIFRLVKDIDPNAFISQSNVVGVYGEGFDKLKVK